A DNA window from Hymenobacter aquaticus contains the following coding sequences:
- a CDS encoding WD40 repeat domain-containing protein: protein MPLLFRPEVQKLATLTGHHDCVYALTGSAQETVVYSAGSDGFVVAWDSAAPEQDGELVARVENSVYALRYLPKRQLLLIGHNFQGLQVIDRPAKKLVHATALPPVAIFDIAYSEARQRIYVAMADGTLAVLHGEDFRLLQLLRLSEKSLRCLALHEQRGELAVGGSDTLIRVLDAATLTVKYTLEGSTNSVFTATYSPDGTYLLTAGRDAHLRIWDVQQGYREQQSIIAHLFAINHVAYSPDGQFFATCSMDKSIKLWEAESFRLLRVLDKARHAGHGTSVNKLFWSGPRKRLVSCSDDRSLAVWELHVAPNAL, encoded by the coding sequence ATGCCGCTGCTTTTTCGTCCGGAGGTTCAGAAGCTTGCCACTCTCACCGGCCACCACGACTGCGTCTACGCCCTGACCGGCTCGGCCCAGGAAACGGTGGTGTACTCGGCCGGCTCCGATGGATTTGTGGTGGCCTGGGACAGCGCCGCGCCCGAGCAGGACGGCGAGCTGGTGGCCCGGGTCGAAAACTCGGTGTATGCCCTGCGGTATCTACCCAAAAGGCAGCTGCTGCTCATCGGCCACAACTTCCAGGGCTTGCAGGTAATCGACCGGCCAGCCAAAAAGCTGGTGCACGCCACCGCGCTGCCCCCCGTGGCCATTTTCGACATTGCGTACTCCGAGGCCCGGCAGCGCATCTACGTGGCTATGGCCGACGGCACGCTGGCCGTACTGCACGGTGAGGATTTTCGGCTGTTGCAGCTGCTGCGCCTTTCCGAGAAAAGCCTGCGCTGCCTGGCCCTGCACGAGCAGCGCGGCGAGCTGGCGGTAGGCGGCTCCGACACGCTGATCCGGGTGCTCGACGCGGCCACGCTGACGGTGAAATACACGCTGGAAGGCTCCACCAACTCGGTGTTTACGGCCACCTATTCGCCCGACGGCACCTACCTGCTCACGGCCGGGCGCGACGCCCACCTGCGCATCTGGGACGTGCAGCAGGGCTACCGGGAGCAGCAGAGCATTATTGCCCACCTGTTTGCCATCAACCACGTGGCCTACAGCCCCGACGGGCAGTTTTTTGCCACCTGCAGCATGGACAAATCCATCAAGCTCTGGGAGGCCGAGAGCTTCCGGCTGCTGCGCGTGCTCGACAAGGCCCGGCACGCCGGACACGGCACTTCGGTGAACAAGTTATTTTGGTCCGGACCGCGGAAACGGCTAGTTTCGTGTAGCGACGACCGAAGTCTTGCCGTGTGGGAGCTGCACGTCGCCCCCAATGCCTTATGA
- a CDS encoding DivIVA domain-containing protein, with protein MKITALDIRQKTFEKAFRGLNKEEVEAFLVTLSQQWERMGDENRELRLKLEHATQEVSKMREVETSLYRTLKTAEDTGNSITEQAQRDAELRVREAQLKAEQLLNDARQKARQVVDDAYKQAEKTVGEMKTEVNGLGQECQRLENQLESLVRDLQRLANDTLDKVEKVKARPKTEAAAILSRAASVKVSRPDSSPETDTAMYVGSASTSSVAAVAGATAAAGGGVAFDQPAARPIGPQPGSYNPKPGQQPDPGAPAQTPGPDIEPNRTPHENPGYVDPSRIYNPEPARVPEPDAPHIEPTAPDIQPVGPNHPEITQPSPATHPGMAAASAAEKSFFDEI; from the coding sequence ATGAAAATTACCGCCCTCGATATCCGGCAGAAGACCTTTGAAAAAGCTTTTCGGGGCCTCAACAAAGAAGAAGTAGAAGCTTTCCTGGTGACCTTGTCGCAGCAGTGGGAGCGGATGGGCGACGAAAACCGCGAGCTGCGCCTCAAGCTGGAGCACGCCACCCAGGAAGTCAGCAAGATGCGGGAGGTGGAAACCTCGCTCTACCGCACCCTGAAAACGGCCGAAGACACCGGCAACAGCATTACCGAGCAAGCCCAGCGCGACGCCGAACTGCGGGTGCGCGAAGCCCAGCTCAAGGCCGAGCAGCTGCTCAATGACGCCCGCCAGAAAGCCCGCCAGGTGGTCGACGACGCCTATAAGCAGGCCGAGAAAACCGTGGGCGAGATGAAAACGGAGGTGAACGGCCTGGGCCAGGAATGCCAGCGCCTGGAAAACCAGCTCGAAAGCCTCGTGCGCGACTTGCAGCGCCTGGCCAACGACACGCTCGACAAGGTGGAAAAAGTGAAGGCCCGGCCCAAAACGGAGGCCGCCGCCATCCTTTCGCGGGCGGCAAGCGTAAAGGTGAGCAGACCCGATTCCTCACCTGAAACCGACACTGCCATGTACGTAGGCTCTGCTTCCACTTCTTCCGTTGCCGCCGTTGCGGGAGCCACCGCCGCCGCTGGCGGGGGCGTCGCCTTCGACCAGCCCGCCGCCCGCCCCATCGGGCCGCAGCCGGGCAGCTACAACCCCAAGCCGGGCCAGCAGCCCGACCCCGGCGCCCCGGCCCAGACGCCCGGCCCCGATATTGAGCCCAACCGCACGCCCCACGAAAACCCCGGCTACGTTGATCCGTCGCGCATCTATAACCCCGAGCCGGCCCGCGTGCCCGAGCCCGACGCGCCCCACATCGAGCCCACCGCGCCCGATATTCAGCCCGTAGGCCCCAACCACCCGGAAATCACCCAGCCTTCCCCCGCGACGCACCCCGGCATGGCCGCGGCCAGCGCCGCCGAGAAATCCTTTTTCGACGAAATCTAA
- the folB gene encoding dihydroneopterin aldolase, producing MGQIALEGMEFFAYHGFYDEEQKIGNRYSVDLYVGTDLHAAGTSDALDNTVNYVVLYGIVKEEMAVSARLLEHVGHRILDRVLGQFPHVKSVKVSVSKYNPPFGGVCERSRVTMKRKRAKVPA from the coding sequence ATGGGCCAGATTGCACTGGAAGGAATGGAGTTTTTTGCCTACCACGGCTTCTATGATGAGGAGCAGAAAATCGGCAACCGGTACAGCGTTGACCTTTACGTGGGCACTGATCTGCACGCGGCGGGCACGTCCGACGCCCTGGACAACACGGTGAACTACGTGGTGCTCTACGGCATCGTGAAGGAGGAAATGGCCGTGTCGGCGCGGCTGCTGGAGCACGTCGGCCACCGGATTCTGGACCGGGTGCTGGGGCAGTTTCCGCACGTGAAATCGGTGAAGGTGAGCGTGTCGAAGTACAACCCGCCGTTTGGGGGCGTGTGCGAAAGGTCGCGCGTGACGATGAAGCGCAAGCGGGCCAAGGTGCCGGCGTAG
- a CDS encoding pectate lyase family protein: protein MKHLLSLLLLLLLPWALRAQSLTILESGGWLESAYVRWQPLATAQSYNVYYSGGGLVNQKLDDQLIRSYGSYYRADALGLAPGTYTLKIVPVVSGVEGTATVTSSLTVRAQDRTGFAFSGGRVPGAYNADGTVKSNAVILYITQNTKNTVSLNVTGASVNPCVGLQTILDGFKKGRDARPLLVRLVGNITDPSYLLSGDLVIENNNLATSFITLEGVGNDAVANGWGIRVKSASNVEIRNLGSMNCDSDEGDNIGLQQDNDHIWVHNVDFFYGRAGSDADQAKGDGSLDCKKSTYVTFAYNHFWDSGKSNLLGLSEASTQGLYITYHHNWYDHSDSRHPRVRYYSAHVYNNYYDGNAKYGAGSTLGSSVFMEGNYFRNCKYPMLTSMQGTDVYNPVTQANDYNNMPIFSNENGGTIKAFDNYMVGQQRFVPYGAVGYPKSTVDFDAYVATTRGEQVGSAVVSAYGANTYNNFDTNPAVMYAYTPDAPAAAQTKVVQYAGRVQGGDFKWSFNNAVDDVSSAVNVPLQTALVNYATGLVSVQGDGPASGGGGGGSTAADMVHNFTLAGTTSTFYTITGNLSTSQGTVVYNGLNLTQCLKLESSTNIAFTTTASATVTMVFNDSFSGTVKVDNVSQTVSAGRLTLTLPAGPHQIAKGTTANLYYLSTAYPTTLGAGQPQAELALTVSPNPAADAVVVGWKSPREFSLYTITGSLLKTGTTNQPLSLKDVKPGLYLILLQDEAGHLRTARLLRQ from the coding sequence ATGAAGCATCTGCTTTCCTTACTCTTATTGCTGCTGTTGCCTTGGGCGCTGCGGGCCCAGAGCTTAACCATCTTAGAGTCAGGTGGCTGGCTGGAGTCGGCGTACGTGCGGTGGCAGCCCCTTGCCACGGCGCAAAGCTACAACGTGTACTACAGCGGCGGCGGCCTCGTCAATCAGAAGCTCGACGACCAGCTCATCCGGAGCTACGGCTCCTATTACCGGGCTGACGCGCTGGGTCTGGCCCCCGGCACGTACACGCTCAAGATCGTGCCCGTCGTTTCGGGAGTCGAAGGCACTGCCACCGTGACCAGCTCCCTGACGGTGCGGGCCCAGGACCGGACCGGATTTGCCTTTAGCGGTGGCCGGGTGCCGGGCGCCTACAACGCCGACGGCACGGTGAAAAGCAACGCCGTTATTCTCTACATCACGCAAAACACCAAGAATACCGTCTCCCTCAACGTGACCGGTGCTTCGGTGAACCCCTGCGTGGGGCTGCAAACCATTCTCGACGGCTTTAAGAAAGGGCGGGATGCGCGGCCGCTGCTCGTGCGCCTGGTCGGCAACATCACCGACCCGAGCTACCTGCTCAGTGGCGACCTGGTTATCGAAAACAACAATCTGGCGACCAGCTTCATTACCCTGGAAGGCGTCGGCAACGATGCCGTGGCCAATGGCTGGGGTATTCGGGTGAAAAGTGCTTCCAACGTGGAAATCCGCAACCTCGGCAGCATGAACTGCGACAGTGACGAGGGCGACAATATTGGCCTACAGCAGGACAATGACCACATCTGGGTGCACAACGTCGATTTCTTCTACGGCCGCGCGGGCAGCGACGCCGACCAGGCGAAAGGCGACGGGTCGCTGGATTGCAAGAAGTCGACCTACGTGACCTTCGCCTACAACCACTTCTGGGATTCGGGCAAGTCGAACCTGCTGGGGCTGAGCGAAGCCTCGACGCAGGGACTCTACATCACCTACCACCACAACTGGTACGACCATTCCGACTCCCGGCATCCCCGGGTGCGGTATTATTCGGCCCACGTGTACAACAACTACTACGACGGCAACGCCAAGTACGGGGCCGGCTCGACGCTGGGCTCCTCGGTGTTCATGGAAGGCAACTACTTCCGCAACTGCAAGTACCCGATGCTGACCTCCATGCAGGGCACGGACGTGTACAACCCCGTGACGCAGGCCAACGACTACAACAACATGCCGATTTTCTCGAACGAGAACGGGGGCACCATCAAGGCCTTCGATAACTACATGGTGGGGCAGCAGCGCTTCGTGCCCTACGGCGCGGTCGGCTACCCGAAGTCCACGGTCGACTTTGATGCCTACGTGGCTACCACCCGCGGCGAGCAGGTGGGCAGCGCCGTCGTGTCGGCCTACGGCGCCAACACGTACAACAACTTCGATACGAACCCGGCCGTCATGTACGCCTACACGCCCGATGCCCCGGCGGCGGCGCAAACCAAGGTAGTGCAGTATGCGGGCCGCGTGCAGGGCGGCGACTTTAAGTGGAGCTTTAACAACGCCGTTGATGATGTTTCTTCGGCCGTGAACGTGCCGCTGCAAACGGCGCTGGTCAACTATGCCACGGGCTTGGTTTCCGTGCAGGGCGACGGGCCGGCATCCGGTGGTGGCGGCGGCGGTTCTACGGCGGCCGATATGGTGCACAACTTCACCCTGGCCGGCACGACCAGCACCTTCTACACTATCACCGGCAACCTGTCGACCTCGCAGGGCACGGTGGTGTATAATGGCCTGAACCTGACGCAGTGCCTGAAACTGGAGTCGTCGACGAACATTGCCTTCACGACCACCGCGTCGGCCACCGTCACGATGGTGTTCAATGACAGCTTCAGCGGCACGGTTAAGGTGGATAACGTGAGCCAGACCGTCAGCGCGGGCCGGCTGACGCTGACGCTGCCGGCCGGGCCGCATCAGATTGCCAAAGGCACTACCGCCAACCTGTATTACCTGAGCACCGCTTACCCAACCACCCTGGGAGCCGGGCAGCCACAGGCGGAACTCGCCCTCACGGTTAGCCCAAACCCGGCGGCGGATGCGGTGGTAGTAGGGTGGAAGAGCCCGCGGGAGTTTTCGCTCTACACCATCACGGGCAGCCTGCTGAAAACCGGCACCACGAATCAGCCACTCAGCCTGAAAGACGTGAAGCCCGGGCTATACCTGATTCTACTTCAGGACGAGGCCGGGCACCTGCGCACGGCGCGCCTGCTCAGGCAATAA
- a CDS encoding BlaI/MecI/CopY family transcriptional regulator, translating into MSKAPLPKPTESELEILQVLWQHGPSTVRFVNDELSQKREVGYTTTLKLLQLMLDKGLVLRDDDSRTHVYRAAVRQEETQGLLLDRFVEAAFGGSAMKLVMQALGNRRTSKEELRQIRTLLNEIENDKPETEKGGPDELA; encoded by the coding sequence ATGAGTAAGGCACCCCTTCCCAAACCCACCGAATCGGAACTTGAAATCTTGCAGGTGCTCTGGCAGCACGGCCCCAGCACCGTCCGGTTCGTGAACGACGAGCTCAGCCAGAAGCGCGAAGTAGGCTACACCACCACCCTGAAGCTGCTGCAGCTCATGCTCGACAAGGGCTTGGTGCTGCGCGACGACGACAGCCGCACCCACGTGTACCGGGCCGCCGTGCGCCAGGAAGAAACCCAGGGCCTGCTGCTCGACCGGTTCGTGGAAGCGGCCTTTGGGGGCTCGGCCATGAAGCTGGTGATGCAGGCCCTGGGCAACCGCCGCACGTCCAAGGAAGAACTGCGCCAGATCCGGACTCTGCTCAACGAAATCGAAAACGACAAACCCGAAACTGAGAAAGGAGGCCCCGATGAGCTGGCTTGA
- a CDS encoding M56 family metallopeptidase, whose product MSPELVRAVGWTIVHSLWQGAVVGLALVGLLLVLRRHSAQVRYNVAGLALLTMLGLALATFGRHYAVALARTAAPAASAAPASAATDTPNLLDTTVATSREVVAAQSVSLLETGRQYFDQHLPLIVAAWFLGLLAMTLRMLGGLAYVQRLRHYRVEPLSAQWNERLNVLADRAGLKRTITLLESALVKAPLVAGHLKPVILLPLGTVMGLSQAQLEAILAHELAHIARRDYLMNILQSMAEILFFYHPAVWFITACLRTERENCCDDEATAICGDPLTLAKALAALAEMGQRVYPIPQLALSAVGPDGSLLGRIRRLVQRRAAPTFSEGFMAALVVMGGLALIGLTTVVSMANPRPWPEKARELVGAVFGPENSMWEKSLHALQLNSSVELAPSEFPVPFPDATVAGDDDDDKKKRKNKSKDKGDQHTVIVREADEDEPLRRGKDGGTVVVKRDKKGRVTELYVDGQRIEMEEGKQKAKGNSTEIIRLAPGSRASRSRSNSSFNFDFDSRNYGMSARDQEELRSSMRRLEQDLSRNEDEIRRGTSRAYVLSDGNRVEIRNGRAVTVDTDRIAAKALQDAEHSLREAERNETDAEARARISEELERLRERRDELRSRQEEARSRELEASQADREQAQLERERQQAERERQQAERERARAERERERAIREEQNNKVEESIVDELVEDNLIKDRKNFQLVLKGTGMVVDGQQQPAAVAAKYKKLFEEGTGRTLGTSGSMVFSNSGGNVSRIYSNTSGGSKYTSTPPLPPLPPVPPLAPGASRASRSRLAPVAPAPPAPPRPPRAPRNVKVNSVALGEQLRKDGLIDAEARSYQFQLNQNGMSVNGQKQSAETAKRYRTLLGKNDEKNFNMDVVITE is encoded by the coding sequence TTGTCGCCGGAACTCGTGCGGGCCGTCGGCTGGACGATAGTACACTCGCTCTGGCAGGGCGCGGTGGTCGGCTTGGCGTTGGTGGGGCTGTTGCTGGTGCTGCGCCGGCACTCGGCTCAGGTGCGCTACAACGTGGCCGGCCTGGCCCTGCTAACCATGCTCGGGCTGGCGCTGGCTACGTTTGGCCGCCACTACGCCGTGGCCCTGGCCCGCACCGCCGCCCCGGCGGCTTCGGCGGCCCCGGCTTCCGCCGCAACTGATACGCCGAATCTGCTGGATACGACGGTGGCTACGTCGCGGGAGGTAGTGGCCGCGCAGTCGGTTTCGTTGCTGGAAACCGGCCGGCAGTATTTCGACCAGCACCTGCCCCTGATTGTGGCGGCCTGGTTTCTGGGCTTGCTGGCCATGACGCTGCGCATGCTCGGCGGCCTGGCGTACGTGCAGCGGTTGCGCCACTACCGCGTCGAGCCGCTGTCGGCGCAGTGGAATGAGCGGCTGAACGTGCTGGCCGACCGTGCCGGGCTGAAGCGCACCATTACGCTGCTGGAGTCGGCGCTGGTGAAGGCCCCGCTGGTGGCCGGCCACTTGAAACCCGTAATTCTGCTGCCCCTGGGCACGGTTATGGGGCTCAGCCAGGCCCAGCTGGAGGCCATTCTGGCCCACGAGCTGGCCCACATTGCCCGCCGCGACTACCTGATGAACATTCTGCAGTCGATGGCCGAAATCCTGTTTTTCTACCATCCCGCCGTGTGGTTTATTACGGCCTGCCTGCGCACCGAGCGCGAAAACTGCTGCGACGACGAAGCCACCGCCATCTGCGGCGACCCGCTGACGCTGGCCAAAGCCCTGGCGGCCCTGGCTGAAATGGGGCAGCGCGTGTACCCCATACCCCAGCTGGCACTGTCGGCGGTAGGGCCCGACGGCTCGCTGCTGGGCCGCATCCGGCGGCTGGTGCAGCGCCGGGCCGCGCCGACCTTCTCGGAGGGCTTCATGGCCGCGCTGGTCGTAATGGGCGGCCTGGCGCTGATTGGCCTGACCACCGTGGTGTCGATGGCCAACCCCCGGCCCTGGCCCGAAAAGGCCCGGGAGCTGGTCGGTGCCGTGTTCGGACCCGAAAACAGCATGTGGGAAAAAAGCCTGCACGCGCTGCAGCTCAACTCCTCCGTCGAGCTGGCGCCTTCGGAATTCCCGGTGCCTTTTCCGGATGCTACCGTGGCTGGTGACGACGACGACGACAAGAAGAAGCGCAAAAATAAGTCGAAGGACAAGGGCGACCAGCACACGGTAATCGTGCGGGAAGCCGACGAGGACGAGCCCCTGCGCCGGGGCAAAGACGGCGGCACCGTGGTAGTAAAGCGCGACAAGAAGGGCCGCGTTACGGAGCTCTACGTCGATGGGCAGCGCATTGAGATGGAAGAAGGCAAGCAGAAAGCCAAGGGCAACAGCACCGAAATCATTCGGCTGGCCCCCGGCAGCCGCGCCAGCCGCAGCCGCTCCAATTCGAGCTTCAACTTCGATTTCGACTCGCGCAACTACGGCATGTCGGCCCGCGACCAGGAAGAGCTGCGCAGCTCGATGCGGCGGCTGGAGCAGGACCTGAGCCGGAACGAAGACGAAATTCGCCGCGGCACGAGCCGCGCCTACGTGCTGAGCGACGGCAACCGCGTGGAAATCCGCAACGGCCGCGCCGTCACGGTCGACACCGACCGGATTGCCGCCAAGGCCCTGCAAGATGCCGAGCACTCCTTGCGCGAGGCCGAGCGCAACGAAACTGATGCCGAAGCCCGCGCCAGGATCAGCGAGGAGCTGGAGCGCCTGCGCGAGCGGCGCGACGAGCTCCGCTCCCGGCAGGAAGAAGCCCGCAGCCGCGAGCTGGAAGCCAGCCAGGCCGACCGGGAACAAGCCCAGCTGGAGCGCGAGCGGCAGCAGGCCGAGCGCGAACGGCAGCAAGCCGAGCGGGAACGAGCCCGGGCGGAGCGCGAAAGGGAGCGGGCCATCCGGGAAGAGCAGAACAACAAAGTGGAGGAGAGTATCGTCGATGAGCTGGTAGAAGACAACCTGATCAAAGACCGCAAAAACTTCCAGCTTGTGCTGAAAGGTACCGGAATGGTGGTCGATGGGCAGCAGCAGCCCGCCGCCGTGGCTGCCAAGTACAAGAAGCTGTTTGAGGAAGGCACCGGCCGCACCCTCGGCACGTCGGGCTCGATGGTGTTCAGCAACTCGGGCGGCAACGTGAGCCGGATTTACTCCAATACCTCCGGCGGCTCGAAGTACACCTCGACGCCTCCTTTGCCGCCGCTGCCGCCGGTTCCGCCCTTGGCGCCGGGTGCTTCCCGGGCCTCGCGCAGTCGGCTGGCGCCCGTGGCCCCCGCCCCGCCCGCGCCGCCCCGCCCTCCGCGGGCCCCGCGCAACGTGAAGGTGAACTCGGTGGCCCTGGGCGAGCAGCTGCGCAAAGACGGCCTCATCGACGCCGAGGCCCGCTCGTACCAGTTTCAGCTCAATCAGAACGGAATGTCGGTCAACGGGCAGAAGCAATCCGCGGAAACGGCGAAACGCTACCGGACGCTGCTGGGCAAAAACGACGAGAAAAACTTCAACATGGACGTCGTTATTACCGAATAG
- a CDS encoding DUF5916 domain-containing protein has translation MSLRVLLCCWLGLLTYTVAAQTPTPAASAAADAKVLAPKKQLSALRISEAIKLDGVLDEAVWQQAAIATDFIQNRPNPGPPEKHKTEVRVLYDDANLYIGAVMHDVAGDSIMRELTARDNFGNTDFFGIFLDTYQDKLNGYGFFVTTGGVQMDARYSPAGGEDFNWNAVWDSRTSVKGTDWYAEMRIPYSAIRFSKAPEQVWGLNFMRQRKRDNQAFFWNEVKPAVDGFVNQWGTLTNLRSIEPPLRLSLTPYISGYVNHNPVADDGTRRTTTSFNGGADVKWGINESFTLDATLVPDFGQVQSDNQVLNLSPFEVQFNENRQFFTEGTELFNKGNLFYSRRVGATPIGFYGVSKSDKEKIIRNPSETRLLNATKVSGRTSKGLGIGVFNAASNDVYATIRDNETGQERQELTQPFSNYNIAVLDQSLKNNSYVSLINTNVTRFGRTYDANVTGGLFRFANKKNSYAVDGRLVYSRRRGNVFHEDDLIDDRDGYKYQLGVSKISGSFTWGVNHGIESHSYNPNDLGILFGNNNISQGIYGNYNHYKPFWKVNNFYSYFGLDQSFLYKPTLYQKTNLYGGANTTFTKSFLTTGFNFDVNPINRDYFEPRKSPLGEYYVRVPANANFGAFASSDYRKKLALDLNGGVRVYREEDRFERPRRLGIGFGVSPRYRVNNKLNFRYSLDWSTNRNQIGYVNPSRGDDGSLSDKYPEDAAVLKEFPRAVLLGRRRVVTVSNVLQAAYTFTNRMSLTVRTRHYTSTVRYLGFARLNPGGDEAPVAYARNRDNTFNAFNVDAVYSWWFAPGSQVSIVWKNAGSTFLQANEATPLYFDNLNNTINTPHNNSVSVKILYYLDYLALRPRRA, from the coding sequence ATGAGCTTACGTGTACTTCTCTGTTGTTGGCTGGGGCTGCTCACGTACACCGTTGCCGCGCAGACGCCCACGCCGGCGGCTTCCGCCGCGGCCGATGCCAAGGTGCTGGCCCCGAAAAAACAGCTGTCGGCCCTGCGCATCAGCGAGGCCATCAAGCTCGATGGGGTGCTCGACGAGGCCGTGTGGCAGCAGGCTGCCATTGCTACCGACTTTATCCAGAACCGGCCCAACCCCGGGCCGCCCGAGAAGCACAAAACCGAGGTGCGCGTGCTCTACGACGACGCCAACCTCTACATCGGGGCCGTGATGCACGACGTGGCCGGCGACTCGATTATGCGGGAGCTGACCGCGCGCGACAACTTCGGCAACACCGACTTTTTCGGCATTTTTCTGGATACCTACCAGGACAAGCTCAACGGCTACGGCTTTTTCGTGACCACCGGCGGCGTGCAGATGGACGCGCGCTACTCGCCGGCCGGGGGCGAAGATTTCAACTGGAACGCCGTCTGGGACTCGCGCACCAGCGTGAAAGGCACCGACTGGTACGCCGAAATGCGGATTCCGTACTCGGCCATCCGGTTCAGCAAAGCCCCCGAGCAGGTGTGGGGCCTGAACTTTATGCGCCAGCGTAAGCGCGACAACCAGGCGTTTTTCTGGAACGAGGTGAAGCCCGCCGTCGACGGCTTCGTGAACCAGTGGGGCACGCTGACCAACCTGCGCAGCATTGAGCCCCCGCTGCGCCTGTCGCTAACGCCCTACATATCGGGCTACGTGAACCACAACCCCGTGGCCGACGACGGTACGCGCCGCACCACCACGAGCTTCAACGGCGGGGCCGACGTCAAGTGGGGCATCAATGAGAGCTTCACCCTGGACGCCACCCTGGTGCCCGACTTCGGGCAGGTGCAGAGCGACAACCAGGTGCTGAACCTCTCGCCCTTCGAGGTGCAGTTCAACGAAAACCGGCAGTTCTTCACCGAGGGCACTGAGCTGTTCAACAAAGGCAACCTGTTTTACTCGCGCCGCGTGGGCGCCACGCCCATCGGCTTTTACGGCGTGAGCAAGTCGGATAAGGAGAAAATCATCCGGAACCCTTCCGAAACCCGCCTGCTGAACGCCACCAAGGTGTCGGGGCGTACGAGCAAGGGGCTGGGCATCGGGGTGTTCAACGCCGCCAGCAACGACGTGTACGCCACCATCCGCGACAATGAGACGGGGCAGGAGCGCCAGGAGCTGACCCAGCCCTTCAGCAACTACAACATTGCCGTGCTCGACCAGAGCCTGAAAAACAACTCCTACGTCTCGCTAATCAACACCAACGTCACGCGCTTCGGCCGCACCTACGACGCCAACGTGACGGGCGGCCTGTTCCGGTTTGCCAACAAGAAAAACTCCTACGCCGTGGATGGCCGCCTGGTGTACTCGCGCCGGCGCGGCAACGTGTTCCACGAAGACGACCTGATCGACGACCGGGACGGCTACAAGTACCAGCTGGGCGTAAGCAAAATCAGCGGCAGCTTCACCTGGGGCGTGAACCACGGCATTGAGTCGCACAGCTACAACCCCAATGACCTGGGCATTCTGTTCGGCAACAACAACATCAGCCAGGGCATCTACGGCAACTACAACCACTACAAGCCCTTCTGGAAGGTCAACAACTTTTACTCCTACTTCGGCCTCGACCAGTCGTTTCTCTACAAGCCCACGCTCTACCAGAAAACCAACCTCTACGGCGGGGCCAACACGACCTTCACCAAGAGCTTCCTGACCACGGGCTTCAACTTCGACGTGAACCCCATCAACCGCGACTATTTCGAGCCGCGCAAGTCGCCCCTGGGCGAGTACTACGTGCGGGTGCCCGCCAACGCTAACTTCGGGGCCTTTGCCTCGTCGGACTACCGCAAAAAGCTGGCCCTGGATCTGAACGGCGGCGTGCGGGTGTACCGGGAGGAAGACCGGTTTGAGCGGCCCCGCCGCCTGGGCATCGGCTTTGGCGTGTCGCCGCGCTACCGCGTGAATAACAAGCTCAACTTCCGCTACAGCCTCGACTGGAGCACCAACCGCAACCAGATTGGCTACGTGAACCCCAGCCGGGGCGACGATGGCAGCCTGAGCGACAAGTACCCCGAGGATGCGGCCGTGCTCAAGGAGTTTCCGCGGGCCGTGCTGCTGGGCCGCCGCCGCGTGGTCACGGTATCCAACGTATTGCAGGCCGCCTACACGTTCACCAACCGCATGTCGCTGACGGTGCGCACGCGCCACTACACCAGCACGGTGCGCTACCTGGGCTTTGCCCGCCTCAACCCCGGCGGCGACGAAGCCCCCGTTGCCTACGCCCGCAACCGCGACAACACCTTCAACGCCTTCAACGTGGACGCGGTGTACTCGTGGTGGTTTGCGCCCGGCTCCCAGGTCAGCATTGTCTGGAAAAACGCCGGCTCCACCTTTCTGCAGGCCAACGAAGCCACTCCGCTCTACTTCGACAACCTGAACAACACCATCAACACGCCCCACAACAACTCCGTGTCGGTGAAAATCCTGTACTACCTCGACTACCTGGCGTTGCGGCCCCGCCGGGCCTAA